A genomic region of Barnesiella viscericola DSM 18177 contains the following coding sequences:
- the uvrA gene encoding excinuclease ABC subunit UvrA, producing MSEQSIFIKGARVNNLKNIDVEIPRNRFIVITGLSGSGKSSLAFDTLYAEGQRRYVESLSAYARQFLGRMSKPECDYIKGIPPAIAIEQKVNTRNPRSTVGTSTEIYDYLRMLYARIGKTYSPVSGTLVKKHQVDDVVNCALGFPDGTRFALLTNLSIPEGRDLKTQLQILQKEGFPRVEVDGCFVSIEELLGGDTLPEASKVRLVIDRLSVSHENDTVSRLADSVETAFFEGNGECTVQMHTPEGVQEFNFSKRFEADGITFNEPSDLMFNFNNPVGACPECEGFGRVIGIDEDLVVPNKTLSVYDDAVMCWRGEKMSEWKNALIRRAEALHFPIHRPYYKLTDREKDILWHGAGDFEGIDGFFAMLEANQYKIQYRVMLARYRGKTTCPVCKGSRLKPEAEYVKVGGRSITELVNLPIGELKTFFDELQLDEHDSAIAKRLLTEIRNRIRFLQEVGLDYLTLNRLSSTLSGGESQRINLATSLGSSLVGSLYILDEPSIGLHSRDTHLLIKVLRELQELGNTVVVVEHDEEIIRAADYIIDIGPLAGRLGGEVVYQGDLSRLPKATRSYTMRYLTGECKIEVPATRRKWNQYIEVEGAAQNNLKSVNVKFPLRVMTVVTGVSGSGKSSLVRDVFYRGLLRYYGEGGEMPGTYSRFTGDMDRIKAVEFVDQNPIGKSTRSNPATYLKAFDEIRKLFADQQGAKQMGFSPSYFSFNSEGGRCEECKGEGTITVEMQFMADIVLECEACHGKRYKQEVLEIEYRGKNISDVLDMTINQAIEFFSEVDGSQEKRIVKRLKPLQDVGLGYIKLGQSSSTLSGGENQRVKLAFFLSNERQEPTLFIFDEPTTGLHFHDINTLLKSFNQLIERGHTVVIIEHNMDVIKCADHIIDMGPEGGKEGGYVVCTGTPEEVARCEASYTGRFLKEKLGI from the coding sequence ATGTCTGAACAGTCAATCTTCATCAAAGGGGCACGAGTCAACAACCTGAAAAATATAGATGTAGAGATACCTCGCAACCGCTTTATTGTCATCACGGGGCTCTCGGGTTCGGGAAAATCGTCACTGGCCTTCGACACACTCTATGCCGAGGGGCAGCGCCGCTACGTCGAGAGCCTGTCGGCTTATGCCCGGCAGTTCCTGGGACGTATGAGTAAACCCGAGTGCGACTACATCAAGGGCATACCGCCAGCCATAGCCATCGAGCAGAAGGTCAACACGCGCAACCCGCGGTCGACGGTGGGTACCTCGACCGAAATCTACGACTACCTGCGCATGCTCTATGCCCGTATCGGGAAGACCTATTCGCCCGTGTCGGGAACCTTGGTCAAGAAACACCAGGTGGACGACGTGGTAAACTGTGCCCTCGGATTCCCCGACGGTACGCGCTTTGCCCTGCTCACCAACCTGTCGATTCCCGAAGGGCGTGACTTGAAGACACAGTTGCAAATCTTGCAGAAGGAGGGATTCCCGCGGGTCGAGGTGGACGGCTGCTTTGTGTCGATCGAAGAGTTGTTGGGCGGTGACACTCTGCCCGAAGCTTCGAAGGTGCGCCTGGTAATCGACCGGTTGAGCGTGTCGCACGAGAACGACACCGTCAGTCGGTTGGCCGATTCGGTCGAGACCGCCTTCTTCGAGGGGAATGGCGAGTGTACCGTTCAGATGCACACGCCCGAGGGGGTGCAGGAGTTCAACTTCTCGAAACGTTTCGAGGCCGACGGTATCACCTTCAACGAGCCGAGCGACTTGATGTTCAACTTCAACAACCCCGTGGGGGCCTGCCCCGAGTGCGAGGGATTCGGGCGGGTCATCGGTATCGATGAGGACCTGGTGGTGCCCAACAAGACCCTCTCGGTTTACGACGATGCCGTGATGTGCTGGCGGGGCGAGAAGATGAGCGAGTGGAAAAACGCACTCATTCGTCGGGCCGAGGCGTTGCATTTCCCCATACATCGCCCCTACTATAAGCTCACCGACCGCGAGAAAGATATTTTGTGGCACGGAGCCGGCGACTTCGAAGGAATCGACGGTTTCTTTGCCATGCTCGAAGCCAACCAGTACAAGATACAGTACCGGGTGATGCTCGCCCGCTACCGGGGCAAGACTACCTGCCCGGTGTGCAAGGGCAGCCGTCTGAAACCCGAAGCCGAATATGTGAAGGTGGGGGGCCGCTCCATTACCGAGTTGGTGAATCTGCCCATCGGCGAACTGAAAACCTTCTTCGACGAACTGCAACTCGACGAGCACGACTCGGCCATCGCCAAGCGATTGTTGACCGAGATTAGAAATCGTATACGCTTTTTGCAGGAGGTGGGGCTCGACTACCTCACGCTCAACCGGCTGTCGTCGACCCTCTCGGGCGGTGAGAGCCAGCGCATCAACCTGGCCACGTCGTTGGGCAGCAGTCTGGTGGGTTCGCTCTATATCCTCGACGAGCCCAGCATCGGGCTCCATTCGCGCGACACGCATCTGCTCATCAAAGTGCTGCGCGAGTTGCAGGAGCTGGGCAATACGGTTGTGGTCGTCGAGCACGACGAGGAGATAATCCGGGCAGCCGACTATATCATCGACATCGGTCCGTTGGCCGGTCGGCTGGGAGGCGAGGTGGTCTACCAGGGCGACCTCTCCCGGTTGCCCAAGGCCACCCGCAGCTACACCATGCGCTACCTGACCGGCGAGTGCAAGATCGAGGTGCCAGCTACCCGTCGCAAATGGAACCAGTATATCGAGGTCGAAGGGGCTGCCCAGAACAATCTGAAATCGGTCAACGTGAAATTCCCGCTCCGGGTCATGACGGTGGTCACGGGGGTGAGCGGTTCTGGCAAATCGTCGCTCGTGCGCGATGTCTTTTATCGCGGACTTCTGCGCTACTATGGCGAGGGGGGTGAGATGCCGGGGACCTATTCCCGATTCACGGGCGACATGGACCGCATCAAGGCGGTCGAGTTTGTCGACCAGAATCCCATCGGAAAATCGACCCGTTCCAATCCTGCCACCTATCTGAAAGCCTTCGACGAGATACGCAAGCTCTTTGCCGACCAGCAGGGGGCCAAGCAGATGGGATTTTCGCCTTCGTATTTCTCGTTCAACTCCGAGGGTGGACGCTGCGAAGAGTGCAAGGGCGAGGGTACCATCACGGTCGAGATGCAGTTCATGGCCGACATCGTGCTCGAATGCGAGGCCTGCCATGGAAAACGTTACAAACAGGAGGTGCTCGAAATAGAATATCGGGGCAAGAACATCAGCGACGTGCTCGACATGACCATCAATCAGGCCATCGAGTTCTTCTCGGAGGTTGACGGCAGTCAGGAGAAGCGCATTGTCAAGCGGTTGAAGCCGCTGCAAGATGTGGGCTTGGGATATATCAAGCTGGGACAATCGTCGTCGACCCTCTCGGGCGGTGAGAACCAGCGGGTCAAGCTCGCCTTCTTCCTCAGCAACGAGCGGCAGGAACCCACACTCTTCATCTTCGACGAGCCCACTACGGGGTTACATTTCCACGACATCAACACGTTGCTGAAATCATTCAACCAGCTGATCGAGCGCGGACACACCGTAGTGATTATCGAGCACAACATGGACGTCATCAAGTGTGCCGACCACATTATCGACATGGGGCCCGAAGGGGGTAAGGAGGGCGGATACGTCGTATGCACCGGCACACCCGAAGAGGTGGCCCGTTGCGAGGCCTCCTACACGGGGCGGTTCCTGAAAGAGAAGCTCGGCATTTAG
- a CDS encoding YtxH domain-containing protein gives MKGLNLLFAFLGGAAVGAMAGILFAPEKGSDTRARICKMLHDKGIRLKKEEMEQLVDQIAEEVKGVK, from the coding sequence ATGAAAGGTCTTAATTTACTGTTTGCATTCCTCGGCGGAGCTGCCGTGGGTGCCATGGCCGGTATCTTGTTTGCCCCTGAAAAAGGGTCCGACACAAGAGCTCGCATCTGCAAGATGCTTCACGACAAGGGAATCCGTCTGAAAAAAGAAGAGATGGAACAACTCGTCGACCAAATTGCCGAAGAGGTAAAGGGTGTGAAATAA